The genome window CTGATGGAAGGCTTAATGCCGATTTCAGAAGCAGTTAAAGATTGGCTCAATCAGCATGTCAAAAATAGCGGTGAACTTTACATTGGGTTAGATATCGCAGTGGCAATTGGGAATCCGGCGGTTATTTCGACCGGTTTAATCTTAACTCCCCTTGCGGTAGTGCTTGCGTTTTTCTTACCCGGAAATGGTACGATGCCGCTGGCAGATTTGGCTAATTTAGCAGTATTTGCCTCAATGATTGTCTTAGCGACCCACGGAGATGTTTTCCGCTCAATCCTTATTTCAATTCCTTGTCTAATTGGGGACCTTTATATTTCTTCTGCTTTAGCAGCAACGATTACTAAAATGGCCAAAGCTGTTAATTACTCCGGAGCCAACAAAGCTTCAGTGACCAGTTTCTTAGACGGCGGAAACCCCTTAAGATTTTGGATTGTCAAAATTTTTGAGCTAAATCCGATTGCTTTGGTGCTGATTCCGATAGTTGGCTTATTGATTTGGTGGACTTATCGAATTTATAAAAAAGAAATGGCTGGTTTAAGTGGTGCGAATGAATCTAACAATTGATGTTGGGACAACTAATACTAAAATTTCAATTTGGAATGATCCTAGTTCGGTTGCACCCAGTAATCAAGTTAAATTCAAGACCCCAAAGTCAATTCATGACGGTTTAATTGATTTCGATGCAGATCAATTAGTTGCTCAAATTAAAAAAATAATTAGTAATTTTCCTTTGGAAGTTTTAGCTCAAGTGAAACAAATTGCAATTGCCAGTGTTGGTGAATCCGGCGTTTTAATTGATCAGCATGGTCAGACGGTTTCGCCAATGATTGCTTGGTATGATTGCCGCTCACAAGAGATAATTGATCATTTAACTCCAAATGAAAAAAATGAAATTTATGAAATTACGGGATTGCCAGCGCATGTCCACTATTCGGTTAGCAAAATAAAGTGGCTGCTTGCTAATGAATCAGGACTTGATGACAAGCAAAATTATACTTGGCTTTGTATTCCCGATTATCTTGCCTATCAACTGACGGGGGTGATGAATTCGGAGTATTCCATTGCGAGTAGGACAATGGTGTATGATTTAAAAAATCATTGTTGGTCTGAACGAATTAAGGAAATTTTCCAAATTACCAACATTAGCTTCCCGGCTTTAATTACGGCGGGGGATAAAATTGGTTTTGTCAAAAAAGAGATTGCCAAAGAGCTTAATTTAAATGATCAAGTTAAAGTGACAATTGCTGGACACGATCATATGGTAGGGTCAATTGCCAGTGGTCAAAAGCAAGATGAACTATTGGATTCAACTGGAACCACCGAGGGAATTTTGGTTTTGTTGGATCAATTTAAGACAAGTAAAAATGATGAAGAACACGGGATTGCTTACGGGATTTATCCAGATCCCCAGTACTATACAGCTTTTACAGCGCTACCGGCGGTCGGTTCAGTTATTCAGTGGTTCGATGAACTTTATAAATTATCAGAAGAAGAATTTATGGATTTGTCAAACGAAATTGATCAAGATTATCGCAACGATCGGCTCACACCTGGGAGTTTTAATTTCGTAATTCCTCATTTTAACGGAAGCGGCAGTCCTACGAAGTCGGTGATAACAAAAGGGCTTTGGTATGGCCTCACTGATCAAACGACGATTAAGGAATTGATTTTTGGTTTGTTTTTAGGTCTGACTTTTGAATTGAAGTATGCTTTAGAGTGTCTACCAACTAAGCAAGTTAAGAGAATTAAACTGATTGGTCCGGCAACCAAGGATCCCATCTGGATTCAGCTGAGAGCAGATTTGTTAAATTTGCCGATTCAAGTCATGCAAACACCCGAATCTGTATCGCGCGGAGCCAACTTAATTGGCAGTAAAGTAGAGCCACTCGTATCGAATGAACTTATTTTGCCGCAAGAGCATTTGTTATTGGTCGAAAAATTGAGGTCAATATATGAACATCAATATAAGAAGCTTTACCGTGCAAAAGTTGAGATGGAATTATAGCAGGAAACCGCTATTTGTTTGGTGCTAAAATATGCTATAATAGCGTCGGGAGCGGATGGGTTCTGGTGTTCCCTCTGGTCTTCAAAACCAGTATGAGGGGTTTAAAGCTTCTTGGGTGGGTTCGATTCCCACACGTTCCCGCCAGTAAATCAGCTTCTGGTTCTTACTAGAAGAATAACAATTTGTCGCCTGCCTAAAAGTTTTAGGTGGGTGTTTTTTTGCAAAAAAACAGTTAGCACTGAGGCTAACTGCAACATTTTATTGATCGTTTTCGGGGAGCATGTAACGCATAATTCGCATACCCGTTGCTCGCCGCGCAAAATCTGTCGTGTGAATAACTGGTAGTTTCAGTTTTGGTGCTACTCCCATGACGGTATTGGTACAATCGGTACAGTTACCGACCATGAGCTCTTCAGCACCATCTGCTCGTAATTTTAGAATTTTTTCGGCTTGTCCTGGACAAATACCAGGGTTGATACATTTTGCTCGGCCGGTTTTTTCATCGACGACGGCGTTTTTACACCATTCGATCCCTACTACTTCGGCATCCATCGAAGCAGCTAGTTCTTTCATTCGTTCTGGTGTTGCGCCGCATGCACAAGCGAGCAGGCCAACTTTTTTGCCTTTAAGGCTTGGAAATGGGATTGTTGCAATGACTCCGCCCGCGGTTTTACTAATTGGTTGAGTTAGATCAGTGCGAGATCCGGTGAAAGGTCCACCCAAGATCAATTCTCCGTATTCAGCCATTTTAGGATAATCTGTTAAAATATCTCCAACTAAAGTGCCGATTGGGACGTCTAGCTTGACATCGATAACCTCATTATCGCCGTTTAAGCGCCCAGCCACGGTAATGTCTTTGGTCATAACTGGCTTGCGGTCCTCAATTGCTTCAGCTGCTCGAAAGACAGTCTCTAAATTAGTTACGATCGCATTAGCAGCATAAGGTAATTCATCGGTTTTTAAAAGCTTGTGGAGATTGGAATCCCGGATGATTGCCCGTTCTTCCCCTTCTGGATAGCGATTTAGCATTAACTCTAACGAAATATCGTCGTGACCGCGAATCGCTTCTTCTAGTAGAGCGACAGCATTAGTGTTTTTGCGTTTAATTGCAATTTGAACATCTTTTGCACCGACAATATCCTTGATGTATTCAATTCCACGAACAATTTTCTCGGCATCCGTAATGATGCGAGCGATGTTGTGACGCAAAACAGGTTCACATTCAGCAGCGTTAATAAATAAATGACCGTCAGGAATGGGGCGGGCATATTTAGCACCAGCTGGAAAACCAGCACCTCCACATCCGACAACACCTGCTTCAGTAATTGCTTCTAAATTTGAAGCAGTGTCAGGGATTTTGACAAAGTCAGAACTTTGTTTTTGGTCAGCAGTAATTTCAATGTATTGATCAGTGACCTCTTTAATGATGCCATCAACACTGGAGTGTAAATTCACGCCTAAACCGTTTGGAACGGCAATGAGCTGGCCGCGTTTAACTTTATCACCAACTTTGACAGTCGGGTTATCGAAAGCGCCAACGCTTTGCTTCAATGATAACTTAATTAAACTCATAGATTATTTCCTCTCTTTAATCGTGAATGCCTAGAAACAACTTGGCATAGCGGCTCATTTTTGCCGTAGTCCAAGCAGGTTCCCAGACAAGCTTAATAGTGCATTCTTCAATTTCTTTGATTGCCAGAACTTGTTCTTTGATTTGTTCAGATAACATCTCGCTTAATGGACAGCCCATAATAGTTAGAGTCATCGTAATTAAGCATTGGTGATTGAAACATGTTACATCGTAAATCAAGCCTAAATTAACAATATCAATTCCTAATTCAGGGTCAATGACGTCTTCTAGTTGACCATAAACTGTATCGGCTAAAAGTTCATCTTCATTAGTTTCATTCATGGTTTTCACTTTTTTAAAAATTTTTGTAAGTTCTTCAATGATAACGGATAAATCTGTTTGTGTTAAAGTTCTAAGATCAAACAATAACTGCTCATTTTTTAAACGAGTGATTATTGGGATTGTTGCTTGACGTAATCGAGTATCGAAATCTTGCGTAGAAATCTTCGGAGACGAAACAGCAACAATTGAGGTTGGCAGCTCTAAATTTGGGAAAGTTCCACCCCCAACTTCTGAATAACCAGCAATGATTTCTGATTTAATATCTGGTAATTGTTGCAGTTGAGCTAGGAAATACTCTGCGCTACTTTGTAGTTCGTTTTTTGTTCGAGTGAGCATCCGTAAAGTCGGGATTTCCTTTAAAGCACGGGCTGGCTCTTGGTAAATTTGCAGGGTTGCCTCTAAAGCAGCAAGAGTTAGCTTGTCAATCCTTAAGGCTCTAAGTAGCTGATGGTGTTTAAGCTGATCAATGTATTTTGATTTCCCAACAATAATACCAGCTTGGGGTCCACCTAATAATTTGTCGCCTGAAAAAGCTACCAAATCGCTGAATTGCGCAATTTCTCTAACTGTTGGTTCATCATTAATATCTGGTAGATTGACCATTAGCCCGCTCCCGAGATCAGTAATTAGCGGTAAATTTGCTTGATGAGCAAGTTCCACCAACTCTGATTCTGGAACTTGTTCGGTAAAGCCGATAATTTCGTAATTACTAGGGTGAACTTTTAAAATAGCTCCAGTTTGTTCGTTAATTGCGCTCTGATAGTCAGCTAAATGAGTTTTGTTGGTAGTTCCGACTTCTCTTAAGGTGCTATTAACACTTGTGATAATGTCAGGGATTCGAAACGAACCGCCAATTTCAACTAATTCTCCACGCGAGACAACTACCTCTTTTTTGTGAGCAATTGTTGATAAGATTAATAATACTGCAGCGGCATTATTGTTTACTACTAAAGCTGATTCAGTTCCTGTCAGCTCTTTTAGGATGCTTTCTACATGTTCATAGCGACTTCCCCGTTTTTTTTCATTGAGCGAAAATTCGAGGTTAGAATAATTAAAGGAAATATCATTTAATTTTTCCTTGACACACTTACTTAAAACCGATCGACCCAAATTAGTATGGAGAATAATTCCAGTTGCATTAATTACTGGTTGCAACGAGTTAGCTGAATTTTCTTTTATTTTCTTGGTGATCATGATTTTAAGATCTGCAATGTTTACTTGCGTGATTTTGCCGTTTTGGATTTGGGCCCTAGTGTTTTTTAACACTTGTTCGATGGCAGCTTTAACTGCAGGAGTGTTACCTAAACTTTCAACTAGTTCATTCATCGAAGGGATTTGACGAAAAATTTCAGTCTGATTCATGTTCTGGCTTCCCTTTCTAGTTCATCAGAGAGTGTTTTGATTGCCTTAACCGCTTGATCGACATCACTTGGCTGGTTGAAACTTGAGAAAGAAAATCTAACCATCCCCTGATCCTTAGTCTTAAGCGCACAGTGTAGAAGAGGAGCACAATGAGCCCCAGCCCGAGTTGCGATGTCATAATGCGTCTGAAGGAAGTCGCTTATTTCAGCTGAGTTTATATCCCCTAGATTAAGACTAACCGTCGCCACTTTCGGGCGATTTAAATTTCCATAGATTTTAACTTGTGGCAAATTTTTGATTCCTGCAATGAAACGATCGGCTAAATTCCTTGCAACAGTGCCTGAATTCTCAATTCCTTGAGCTAAAACATATTCGATTCCAGCACCCAATCCAGCAATGCCAGCAACATTTAAGGTTCCCGCTTCAAGGTGCTCGGGAAAAACAGCTGGTTGATCATGGTTAAAAGAATCAATTCCGGTTCCTCCCGAGATCAAAGGTTCAATAGCCAGTTGATGGCTTAAACAAATTCCGCCCGTTCCCTGGGGGCCGAAAAGAGATTTGTGACCAGTAAAACAAAGAACATCAATGCCATCGCGTCTAACGTCAATCGGTATAACACCCGCTGTCTGGGCCGCGTCGACAACCATTAATAATTGGTTCTGGTGACAAAAATCACTAATAAACTTAAGGTCCAATATTTCGCCAGTCACATTTGAGGCGTGAGGACAAACGACCATTTTAGTGTTAGGTTTGAGGAGTCGCTCAAATTGGTTGTAATCCAGAGACCCATCTTTGTTTAGTCCAACAAAATCATGTTCAATACCGGTTTTTTCTAACTGATAAATTGGCCTTAGCACTGAGTTATGATCTAATGTAGTTGCAATAACATGATCTCCTGATTTCAAAAGCCCTTTGATGGCAAAGTTTAAAGCTTCTGTTGCGTTATTTGTAAAAGCAGTCAAACTAGGATCTGCTAAATTGAACAATTTTCGAATCAATTTACGGGTTTTGAAAACTTCATCAAGAGCGTTGACTGAAGCATTGGAAGAACCACGAGCTGGATTTCCAAACTTTGCACTACTAATTATTTCAAATACTTTTTTTCCAACAATTGATGGTTTAATTAGTGTAGTAGCCGCATTATCTAGGTAAATCATGTCGTTTCATGACCTTTCTTTAATATCCGTTTATTGCTCGATCTTTCAGTAATTCCGTCTTGATCCATTTTAGTCAAAACCAACATTGCATAACGTCGACTTGATCCCGTTAAATCACGGTAATCTGCCAAACTCATTGGACCATTTTCTTTAATAAAGGATCTAACTTGCTCTGCTATTTTTTGATAAACTTCTCGATCGATTACGGTTTCAGAATCTAAAAGAACCACATCATCTCCAATCATTGACATTAGTACTTCTTTTGCTCTGGCCTGTCCATTAACCAGTTCATCAATTGAAGGAGGTGTATTACCTGAAGCCACTAATCGTTGATGGATTTCTAATTGGATTGCTTGATCTTCTTTAGTCAGTTGCGGTGAGAAGGAGGCCAAGTGATAATTTTCACCATTTATTCTAATCAGA of Xylocopilactobacillus apicola contains these proteins:
- the prdC gene encoding proline reductase-associated electron transfer protein PrdC encodes the protein MSLIKLSLKQSVGAFDNPTVKVGDKVKRGQLIAVPNGLGVNLHSSVDGIIKEVTDQYIEITADQKQSSDFVKIPDTASNLEAITEAGVVGCGGAGFPAGAKYARPIPDGHLFINAAECEPVLRHNIARIITDAEKIVRGIEYIKDIVGAKDVQIAIKRKNTNAVALLEEAIRGHDDISLELMLNRYPEGEERAIIRDSNLHKLLKTDELPYAANAIVTNLETVFRAAEAIEDRKPVMTKDITVAGRLNGDNEVIDVKLDVPIGTLVGDILTDYPKMAEYGELILGGPFTGSRTDLTQPISKTAGGVIATIPFPSLKGKKVGLLACACGATPERMKELAASMDAEVVGIEWCKNAVVDEKTGRAKCINPGICPGQAEKILKLRADGAEELMVGNCTDCTNTVMGVAPKLKLPVIHTTDFARRATGMRIMRYMLPENDQ
- a CDS encoding aminotransferase class V-fold PLP-dependent enzyme, producing MIYLDNAATTLIKPSIVGKKVFEIISSAKFGNPARGSSNASVNALDEVFKTRKLIRKLFNLADPSLTAFTNNATEALNFAIKGLLKSGDHVIATTLDHNSVLRPIYQLEKTGIEHDFVGLNKDGSLDYNQFERLLKPNTKMVVCPHASNVTGEILDLKFISDFCHQNQLLMVVDAAQTAGVIPIDVRRDGIDVLCFTGHKSLFGPQGTGGICLSHQLAIEPLISGGTGIDSFNHDQPAVFPEHLEAGTLNVAGIAGLGAGIEYVLAQGIENSGTVARNLADRFIAGIKNLPQVKIYGNLNRPKVATVSLNLGDINSAEISDFLQTHYDIATRAGAHCAPLLHCALKTKDQGMVRFSFSSFNQPSDVDQAVKAIKTLSDELEREART
- a CDS encoding FGGY-family carbohydrate kinase, whose protein sequence is MNLTIDVGTTNTKISIWNDPSSVAPSNQVKFKTPKSIHDGLIDFDADQLVAQIKKIISNFPLEVLAQVKQIAIASVGESGVLIDQHGQTVSPMIAWYDCRSQEIIDHLTPNEKNEIYEITGLPAHVHYSVSKIKWLLANESGLDDKQNYTWLCIPDYLAYQLTGVMNSEYSIASRTMVYDLKNHCWSERIKEIFQITNISFPALITAGDKIGFVKKEIAKELNLNDQVKVTIAGHDHMVGSIASGQKQDELLDSTGTTEGILVLLDQFKTSKNDEEHGIAYGIYPDPQYYTAFTALPAVGSVIQWFDELYKLSEEEFMDLSNEIDQDYRNDRLTPGSFNFVIPHFNGSGSPTKSVITKGLWYGLTDQTTIKELIFGLFLGLTFELKYALECLPTKQVKRIKLIGPATKDPIWIQLRADLLNLPIQVMQTPESVSRGANLIGSKVEPLVSNELILPQEHLLLVEKLRSIYEHQYKKLYRAKVEMEL
- a CDS encoding metal-sulfur cluster assembly factor, translated to MNETNEDELLADTVYGQLEDVIDPELGIDIVNLGLIYDVTCFNHQCLITMTLTIMGCPLSEMLSEQIKEQVLAIKEIEECTIKLVWEPAWTTAKMSRYAKLFLGIHD